The region AACcttattattatttctattcATATGGTCTTGAAGAACACCTTCCAGTAACTCATCGAACGCCTTAGCCACTTTCTCCATTCTACCATCCAAACCACTCACATGGCTCAACCAGGCTAGCTTCGGAAAATAGTCTCCTATATTGAAACTTCCCAGTAGCTCCGTAAACTCCCCCAAAAGCTCCTTAAACTTCTTCCCATCACTTTCTTCATCGTATTTCCTCCCCAACGCCACCCTGCAAACGACGTCGTTGGTTAGCCTTACGAACAGGTCGCTCAAATTCACAGCCCCAGAAGACTTTCGAATCTTCTCCACCATGAGCTTGGTCTCTTCTTCCCTTATGGCTCCATAGGACTGAACCCTTTTATTACTTAACAGATGCAACACGCAAATGCTCTTAGTCTGCCTCCAATACTCGCCATAGGGTGCCGACGAAACGTCTCTGTAGTTGTAGAGGAGCTTTTCGAAGGCAATGGACTTGTTTCGGTTCGAAAAGGCAAGGTCGTGAGTCTTCATAATCTGCCGAGCGGCAGTGGCAGAGGAGATGACGAGAACCGGCACGCTGCCGAGCCGGAGCAGCATGACAGGGCCATAGCGCCGGCTCCAGGCCTGCAGCTTTCGGTGAGGGTACAAGCCGAGCTGGTGGAGGTTTCCAACGATTGGTAGCGCTGGAGGCGATGGTGGCAAATTTCTTTTCGGCGTAGTAATAGAGAACCATAATTTATATACCAGGACAGAGAATAATAAGGCTGCTAATGAGATGATAAAGGAAGAGGAATTATTATTGATAAAGGCTAAGAACGACATATTATAATGCATTAATTAATAACATTTGCAAAATGAAAATATAATTTGGAAAGGAAGAAAATGTTATTGATATATAGAACGATTTGTTCTAGTTTGTTCTCTGATTTTGGACTTTTTTACATCTGTTGAGCAATTACCACAAATATTACACGCATCTGCTGATAAGAGACCAAGTGGGCCTACAAGAGGAACGAAAATCCATTGTCCCAAATTATCTGTCTCATTCATGTCCCTTCAATATCCCTTCAATAGATGACCACCACATATCTTTCTTTCTTCCACGTAGCATATTCCTTTTTTTGAACAATAGCTCCCTTGAATCTTTTTCTTTCCTCAAAAGCATTTAATAgaataaattgaatttttaccTCTTAACTATTATCACGATCACATTGTGCCCCTCAATATTTCGTGTTGTTAAAAATTACTCATGAATTATGCACGTTATTGAGTTGtgggacttctgttagatttcatcATATATGGCTTGCCACTtgtataattcaaatttaaaattaattaataaaatattttaaagaataaaaaacaaaataaatactaaaattttataattttaaaattaaacaaaatatcaaatatataaaaaaaaagattttatttaaataaaattaattaataaataattatagctataaaattattaaattttcaaaaaaaaaatttagcttattagttgtagttaaaaaaagtttaattaaattattaaaaaaacaacaattaaaaaaatcattttttctaAATCCTTAGTCCTCACGATTCTTCTTCGTCATCCTGATACCCACCCACTGTTAATCATTATCTCAATCTAAATCAAACCCCTTACATACACTCCATTGCTATATCTTCTTCACTTTCCCAAATCAATTCCAAACTTTTATCTCAAATAAATTTAACATCAAAATTTACAAGCAAAACCTAAACACAAAACTAAAGCACATATTTAAATGCCCAAGAAAAAAAATGCATGTATGAACACAGCCCCAACCCCAGCGACTTCACCTTCGACCTCTGCAAGCCCCAACCCCAACCCCGCGGTCCATGACCGCAACCTCGTCGCTGCCAACCCAAAACCTCACAGATCAAGCCCGTAGTCCCCAACCCCAACCCCAACCCCGCAGTCCCCGACCCTAACCCCAACACTGCAGTCCACGACCCCAACCACGTCACCGCCGACCCCAAACCTCGCAGATCCAGCCCACAAGTCTCCGTCCCCATCCCCGCAATCCACGACCCCAACCCCATCGTCGCTGACCCCAAACCTCGTAGATCATGAATACCTGAAAAAGAAAACGTAGAAGATGAAgaaggagaagtcgaagttgagGAGTGGggcagaaagaaaaaaaaaagaagtaaaaaaatatattttataataagaaaatagattatataatttttgaattaatattttgttttttttaatctttaaaatgatttttattatattttttaaaaattaatttttaaatttgaattatatacACGTGGCACTGCCACGTCAGTACCCAAAATGCCAAATTTGCTATCCGTTAACTACATAGaatgaaatctaacagaagtctagTAACGTGCATAATTCGGGGGGAATTTTTGACAACGCGAATTATTCAGGGGGCACGATGTGACAGTGGTAAtatagttcggggggcaaaaatcctatttattctaattaatatactcactttttattaaaaaaaaaaccacttTGACATATGTTAGTATTAATGAATAGTATatcatatttaaaataaaaaagttacattataaatattttaaggtagttttaataaaacattatattaaatatattctcctttcaaatatataatatttttaaaaatctatACCATCACTACCTTACAAAAACTAATTGTATTATGGATATTTGCAACATAAATACTCAATAATCTACCATTGTTATAGTTAAATAcatattcttttatttttatagcAACAATATtcaatgttcaatatatgttaaagataaataactaaattttttttctttgcagCAAAaatttctaaagtttctaaaACATTACTTTTTTGCAGTACCTCTTTTATTGGAGTTGTTAAGTGTTGACTCACCAGATATGTATCACTCAGTTATTTAAGTATTTTTGTCCtcaaaatatgtatattttaaacttttattaatttaacATATATTTGTATTAAGTATTTCTCTTTAATATATATTGAACATTGATTTTTTTGCCGTAAAAATAAAAGATCAAGCATTTAAGTGTAACAAGTGTAAAATATTAGGTATTTATGATGCAAATATCCccattgtattatatatatatatatatatatttgtggaaATTGTATTATGTATGTGGTCACACATAAATAGTattacattttaattttttttatggctGTATTATCTTGttggcttaatttttttttatttgatatatAAAATTTATGCAAATAGAAGTCTTCATTTATTATCATGgttattgacgccgtttttcatcaacttaaagaagaagagaaattaaacgaaaatataccagaggaaacagAAAGTATAGACACtatcttttatgtggttcaacagttaaaatctgcctagtccatgagtttgTATTATTAACTTCTTGGGATTCTCTGATAGCTTTCTAGAAGCAATTGTACAGAGTTTTCCCAATCTCAGTTTTTTCGTCTTTTACAAATGAATTaccccactctatttatagaggggtttTCTGAATCTCTTCCCACGGATTTcgggaaattaaataaaataataccattaAATGCATACAGTTATCACGTATgcggtaatatcccatgatatttgggatttaataacaaattacatcagatcccttaaacatagggaatttataacaataaatacgttCATACCCAATTGACGAGCTTGGACGCTAGGTTTGTGTGCCTTCGAGACCGTTTACCTATTGCGAGCTCGTCTTCCTggttcgcctatgctcccaacaagtaattATTGACGAAACCATCCTCTTCGATCTTACACCTCTCGAGCTCGAGCCGTCTTGTCTGAGGgcaggaaatgaatcaagaagtttatacaagtgttgaaccaatGCTACTGTgagttgcgagcctaacttataaTCTCGGAGTACCTCCGAGACTACGTAATTTCTGAGCTGAACAATCTGATGTTGCCACTTGCTGCCTTAGCAAGACTGTCCCTAACTTGCAAATTGCATGACAACTGTGCTAATTTCGAGCATACGCCTTACGAGCCTGAGTTTCGAGATAAAAAATttccattctcgaaatctgggtgtaacattttgccccctcaaaagtattagttcgaatcctatgagaaggaaattTTTGAATTGCCTCTATAAAAAACTGAGCCACTTaatatactcgagtgtggacacacgtCGACCATGTGTTGCTTAATCAGAGTACTCAAGTACCTTTTCACCATACCCATGTCTATTCGCCTGCCAACTGTTGCCGCCATTGCCATCTTTGCACCCGACCATTCGATTAGACACCGAATCCAGCCAATGGTCCAGATCAGTTTGACCCTTGACATTCCTTGGGGCCTATAAATACGCCCATATCGTCTTCTTCGTTCTACTTTCGCGTCTTGAGTttttagagagaaagaaagaaaaaccatAATTTAAAAAGTCTGTTCCatctttgcatgttttccagaCCAAAGAGACAAAATATCCCTCGCATTTTCGACTTTGTGAGAGCTTCCTTGACACCACTTCTTCAATCGTCAATCTCATTGTACCTGCAAGATCCTTCTGTGTGTAAGTTCCTATTTCTTGAtttcttattctttatttttttcatgcatttttacgtACTTCCTTTCCTTATGAACGtatttactagtttgtagccTTAGCAATATAGTTTAGCTGATACTACATAAACTTTGGATTCAAAAAGATTTTTCTTTTGAAATCAggggtttcaaacccagatttagtgcAAAAATGAAAATGTGGGATTTTTACCTTTTAGACTACGGGTAATGtgtcgtgtagaccaagaaatggggtattgaattagggttttaaactgcacgaatcccaaaattatcacctttttgagtaaccgtcaacttttcccctgaaaatccgagattcttaaaatgaacccaCTCTTTCCCATTCTCACGTCAGATACACGCTCAAAGCCCGTACCTCATAATAGTCCAGGATTCTTCCTTAAACTCGTTCGAGACATCGGTCTCGATCGAGTCTACTCGTGATTTCGAGCCTTCGAGTTCGAATCACGAAAAATTATATTCTAATTCCttgtatgcctggccctcacccttttattTCTTGCTAGATTTCACAATCCCTTAttctccatcaactcccagtATAGAATCTCCCTTCATTCGGAACCAGCAACTAATTCGCGAGCATAAAGTGAGGtgcgagcaagaagatattcAAGCCCGTTTTTGGcgtcaaatcgacgaggtcgaagaaagaaatatgtagcgtcccaaatttgctaataaggcttagggccttgattagcatgcctggagggcaataagtggtttattattataatttgtgaatttttatgagtatgcgattagagatgcatgtttaggtgaattaaatatgcatgtgggccccgtttggttattaggggcatgtttgtaattttagcctgttgagggcataaatgtgataaatgtaatcattgtgatatacttgtgatatatctgtgatgcacgatccgtGATAGtgctagggagcggtttagctagagagtcacaacggggtcaaatacccgactcggggcgagtcaaggggtatttcaggcattggacgttttatggggttatcgggctatggaaataaatatttggagatatatttgaagatagaatgtttaggaaggAATATCAGGGAAAAttatcattttgccctcggggacttaacgggatttggtaaatgactaatTTCCCTTGGGATTACTTAGGGGTTAAGGATAGGCTTAAGGAGCAAAAGGGTAAATTGGCTTTAAGGATGGATAAACTTGGCTGAGGAGAAGTCATCCACGTCTTCCTTACTTAGACATATGCTGGAATCACCTTTGGAAGTTCTAGAGAAAAGGAAAAGCTAAGAGAAGAAGAGGTGCGTGCATGGCGATCTGGGTATAGACAGGATTTGGGTGCGTGCAtggcgatttggttatatccagaataagcatccatgaatggcATGAGGGTGTGacctgctgtggcatctacgagctgatcaatctGAGGtaaagggaaacaatctttggggcatgccttgttatgGTCGGAATAGTCAATACAAGTTCGCCACGTTCTGTTGGATTtcggaaccaacactggattggcaatccaatcaggatagaaggcatcttgtatgaatcgatttgcctttaacctgtcgacttcttccttgagggccttctttctgTTGTCATctaggagtcttcgcttttgctgcttcagggggaagctcttgtcgatgttaagtgcatgactcatgacatttggactgattcccaccatgtctgaatgcgaccatgcgaatacatcctggttttcttttaagaagcgaattaattgctattttgcttcttcagaaagattcttacccacctttaTCATCTTTGTCgggtcttcgagcttgacctcctcgagctcttctagaggttcgaggtcagccctttcttttattatggggtcgatctcttcatctatctcgaagatcGTCTTATCCTTGTTTTGTATTAttacaagtgcttgtgcacttgtttgcttcttTCCTCTAACGAAGATGCTATGCCACTAGAAGTCGATGATTTTGGATTATTTTGAAGTGAAGAGAGATATAATGGATAATAGTACTCGAAACGTCGATGATTTTCTtcattcatttgtttttttttttgtaaatattataagCGCAAAAGTGTAATAGTGTAAcaagtatacaccaaaaatgttcccaagctaattgggaaggctgccaaggtaccactttaggcccaagagcttttctagaactcctcgaggttcttagaaaaggtttgagggtaacgctaacacagaccttaCTTAAGAActaatttttctaagacagaacatGTTTGGTTTTTATTGATTTCCAAAATTAcgcaaatgttctcaatacttttttttttgttttttttactaattttatGATACAAAATTTTAtggtctcttttttttttctttttttttttcggaaaaaaaactatatctaaaaaaaaatagaatcctaaacctaaacctaaaagtaaaatacataaataaaataaaacaataacaaaaagaataaataaataactaaaaatgagcccaaaaaaataaataaactaactaaaaataaaaataaaacctaaaagtaaaataaacaaataaaataaaacaattaaaaaatgaataaataaaaaagaaactaaaaataaaaattactaaggaaaaataaaataaaagagaaattttaaaaaaattatactactttttttttaaataataaaaaagattaatttactatgcaaacatttaattgtagaattacctccccggcaacggcgccaaaaattgatatcgcccaataactcctaagcggtcgcagtagtaatcgagctatgtcgtatccacagagaggcaaacacaactaaatatttgattagtaaataaaagataaaaattaaGTAGAATTTAAGAAATAAATTTTGTGAAAGTAAAATGATAGAATAGGAAAAATGATCAGATAAAGTGCATGGaaaggtagagatgcagtgctgtaaaacatattctaatattgatattaattcaaaacacagttgcaattctacaccattaattgcatctggaagatgtatatgttaaaagcacaaattaaataatctagattaaattgaatctaacttcTAATTTCATAGCAtgtcatattatatatccaagagcgacaaaataccactgtctaaatgcagtaaaagacatacaatataacaaatatactaaaataaattaacaatctaagttaagaaaagcatgactaaacttatgtaaaagatgctaaataattttagaaaaaaaattagaagatgagaaacaaaataattaatgagatatggaaatgaagcataagaagaatcaatatcaatattgagagtgaaaagtacaacaactacactctaacctcaccaatatttataaaataattcactcatttttgtcacctaaaacaagcaaaattaaactagaaataagaaaagaaacaaaatacaaagtgtctttttccactctccaatctgatgatttttttccctacatttggtcctctatttatagaggaaataagaccaaaaatgtgtattttcgtgcattagGAAGTGGAGAAAGTGGCTTCAAAATCTGATGGAAAAAGGGACAAATGGGACACGTGGCATGCATTAATTGGCTTTAGAAAAATGATTGCTGGTGGAGTGGGGGAAAGGAGGCCACGTGGCGCATTTTGGTTGGCTAGCAGGTATGCGTGGCAGGCTGGCAGTGCGCGTCAGGCGGATGGGATCCGCTGCGTCAGGTGGTGGCAGCACGTCAGGCGGCGTCAGGCTCGGCTTGTGTCAGGCGTGACTCGGCTTGGCTGGGCGAATGGCAGGCTGCCATGTGGCAGCGTGGGGAGCAACTGTTGGCTTGGGCATAGGCTGTTTGGGCTTGGTTTTGGGCCTAGTTCACCTTCAAAAATGTCACTTCTTCATAATTTCTTCAAttataattctttctttcttctttatttttctttgtgtcaaaatacattttatttactgaaaattgaacacaaattaaattaaaattaacattttcaaatataaaatatatgacaataaatccatgaaaatattaattaaaacttaattaattttaaactttaagattaataaaatgatacttttgaacactaatcaATGAGGAATCTCCTCCTCGGGTATATTGGGCATTGGTCGCTCACTTGTATTGAGGTTACTTGCAACGGTCATTGATGATTTGAGAGACTTTCTGACTAAATaggctcacgtcttgtttaatagctctcaatgaaagcacaaaactattaacgccgtttttcgtcaacttaaagaagaagagaaattaaacaaaaatataccagaggaaacagAAAGTATAGACaggatcttttacgtggttcagcagttaaaatctgcctagtccacgagtttgtaTTATTAACTTCTTGGGATTCTCTgatagctttctggaagcaattgtacAGAGTTTTCCCAATCTCAGTTTTTTCGTCTTTTACAAATGAATTACcgcactctatttatagaggggtttCTGAATCTCTTCCCACAAATTTCGAGAAGTTATTttacaaatcaaataaaataataccattaAATGCATACAACTATCACgtacgcggtaatatcccatgatatttgagatttaataacaaattacattagatcccttaaacatagggaatttataacaataaatacgttCACACAACTGACGAGCTTGGACGCTAGGTTCGCGTGCCTTCGAGACCGTTTCCTGGTTCCCTTATGCTCCCAACAATTAATTATTGACGAAACCAAACTCTTCGAGCTTACACCTCTTAagctcgaaccgtcttgtctgagggcaggaaatgaatcaagaagtttatacaagtgttgaaccaatGCTACTGTGAGTTGCGAGCATAACTTATAATCTCAGAGCACCTTCGAGACTACGTAATTTCCGAGCTCAACAATCCGAGGTTGCCACTTGCTGCCTTAGCGAGACTGTCTCTAATTTGTGATTTGCATGACAACTGTGCTAATTTTGGGCATACGCCTTACGAGCCTGAGTTTCGAGGTTGAAAATTCtcattctcgaaatctgggtgtaacaatgataaaatttgttatatgatatgatatgacaAAACAAAATGTGGAAAACTTTCTATATCATCAGTAGAACTATATGTAGATTTAACAACATGTATAATGCAAAATTATTAGTTTGTGTAACCACAATGATGATTTTATTTGacattaaaaattattatataatacTATCTATATGTAATTGTAACAATATATATAATACTTTTAATATTTTGTAAGACAGTGATAATATGGAGTTTTTTTCGTTCGTAATAAGACATAGTTTTGATATCATCctattttatttgatttgtaagaaaatatttaaatataatatttaattaaaattgtatttgaatatttgaactgtaactttatttattatatattttttaaaaatggtatttcttttacatttatgtaattaaaattaCATAAAGACCCTATAATATTATAGGAAAAATCTGTGGTGGGGGTGTTAAAAACGTGCCCACCCGTGGAAACCTTTTTTTGTTACCTGATTGGGTATTATATTGATGAGAACTTCTTAATAAAATAGGCATGTGTATTGGGTATTATTTTTTCTCATCCCATCTGAATAaaatattatttgatttttttttggccTCTCTCCCGTGAGCTCCTCCACCCCATCTCCCACAGCGAGCTCCTCCGCTCCTCCACCCTATCTCCCGTCTCCCGTGAGCTCCTCCACCCCATCTCCCACAGTGAGCTCCTCCACCCCATCTCCGATGTTCGCCTACCTAAAGCTCCTCCCGTGTTCGTCACACGCGAGCCAAGCTCCTCCAAGATCTGAGCAAGTTGCGAAGCTGTACATCCCTGGTTAGTATGTACAATTTTTTGTTTGCATATACTGCAGTTCTGTATTGGAGGGTTGTGTTTAGGGTGTATGAAATTGgggattaattatttttattgttaatgGATATTTTCCTCTTAAATCCCAGAAACCCAATTCCGATTTCCCTTCCAAATTCAAAGTTTCCGAAATTGAGAGATGGGAAATGCCCCAAAATGTCCGTATATTAACAatgtttttctttaatttttttgagcTTCTATTAAGGAAAATAATACTCAATCTAAGCGAATGGTGGGAGGTATTTAatggaaaaaaaacaaataattataatataaaaatagatatattttttataaaaaataatagtgTACTGAAACGGAGAGAAAATGTTAGGTTGGTTGGATTTGGCAGGCAAAGGATTGGCACTCTAATAAGTCTTAATTATTGgatatatttttcatttgtaaCCGAATTGTCTTATAGCCACTCAGTCTCTTTCAACTTCACTCTCCAAAAATTTTGTCTTCATtttagtaaatgttttagtgaatatgtttgattttttgtagttgaTAGATAGTCCTATAATTGGATGAAAgttgttattttgtttgaaattGTACTTGATTTACTTGTCGATGAAAGGTTCAGTGACTTGAACTGTCCTTTTCTGGAGAAAAATAAGGTTGTTTAAGCAAGAACATGTTTAAGCAAGAGCTGTCCTTTTGTAGTGTTTTTTATGAAATTGTCATTGGATCAAGGGGCAATTTGATTCCAACCGCATAAATAATTTGCACTGTTATAAAACTGATCAAGTATAATATATGTTATTTGTTAGGCTTTATTGGTTTCATTTGAGCTTATCattttgtataagttttttccttGGATTTAATTCTTTGGAGATAATTTTGATGGAGATTTAGTGGGTTGTAGAAGTCTTTGCATATGCAATGCTTTTAAATTCCCTAACATTATAGGTTATGGTGTGTATTGGTTTGCCACATATTTCACTTTGTTTGTTGAAATTGTAAATCTTGCTGTGGTACTTTGACATGGTTTGGATAATTTAGAAAGACTTAAGTAGTTAATGTTCATGGAATATTGGCTGACCCTTTGTACTTGGTATTGTATTAGGTTGTATGGATAAAAATAAGTTGCGTGATATTCTATCGGGGTTGATTTCCCACGAGTGTGAAGTACAGGAATTGAAGCGAGCGATATCATATTTAAGACATGATGTTTCTCAGCTCCGTTTGAATGAGCTTAGACAATATGAGCAAAGTAATTCATTTGATCTTTTGTTTGAGGAAGCATGTGGGTTGATGAATGATTTTAATAGTTTGACTAAGAAATTTCGAAATAGAAATTTGTTTTGTGATGTTAATATAGAGAATGGGGATTCAGAGTTTGGAGGGGCTCATTTAGTTGATTTAAATGTAAAAGAATGTGAGGTGGAGTTGCAAGACATTGGTGGAGTGGATTCCAATGCAAAACATGGAGATGCAGAGTTGAAACATGATTCGTTAAGTGGTTTGAATGCGGAAGATGGGAAAGGGCAGTTGGAAgtcattgggggggggggggggggcgggtgGATTTGAAACTAGAAAATGGAGAGGGAGTGTTTCATGATGATGGGTTAGGATGTTCGAATGTAGACGTTTGTCCTTTGAATGCAGAAGTTGGGGTAAAGCAGTTGGAAGTCGTTGGTTTGGTTGATTTGAAAGGAGAAAATGGAGACATATTTGTAGGGCAGTTGGAAGACATTGGCGTGGTTGATTTGACGCTAAAAGATGCAGAGGGAGAGTTGGAGCAAGATCTGTTACAGAATAAAAAGATGGAAGATCCCCCATTGATTAGTCAATGTAATTTGTTAAGTGATGGAAACTGTAGGGAAGGAGATGGAATTGATATAGTTGATTTGGAGGAGAATACTTGCAACAATAGTTGTTATTTTAAAAATGGTGAGGTAGTTTGTGGAGAATCTAGTCAACTGACTAGTGAGGAATGTGTTGTAGAAGGAGATGGGTTGTCTTCACATTTTGTgactttaattaatttgattagtGCCAGTGAACAGTGTCGCAAAGGTGAATTTTCCAATTCTGAATATCAAGTAATGTTGCACTTTAAAGAGGAGAAGGAG is a window of Humulus lupulus chromosome 4, drHumLupu1.1, whole genome shotgun sequence DNA encoding:
- the LOC133830204 gene encoding cytochrome P450 736A117-like, with protein sequence MHYNMSFLAFINNNSSSFIISLAALLFSVLVYKLWFSITTPKRNLPPSPPALPIVGNLHQLGLYPHRKLQAWSRRYGPVMLLRLGSVPVLVISSATAARQIMKTHDLAFSNRNKSIAFEKLLYNYRDVSSAPYGEYWRQTKSICVLHLLSNKRVQSYGAIREEETKLMVEKIRKSSGAVNLSDLFVRLTNDVVCRVALGRKYDEESDGKKFKELLGEFTELLGSFNIGDYFPKLAWLSHVSGLDGRMEKVAKAFDELLEGVLQDHMNRNNNKVIGNINDQKDFVDILLWIQRENLLGFPIDRTCIKALILDTFAAGTDTTYTVLEWAMTELIRHPNAIKKLQNEVRTTIRNNKKISNTNTRPEAYNNSVTENDLDKMPYLKAVLKETLRLHPPIPLLLPRLTTQDMKISGYDVVSGTQVFINAWAIGRDPTLWEDEPDKFEPERFLFKNATVDYKGHDFGLIPFGAGRRGCPAIVFAMAVNELALANLVHKFDWELLTTGEEDLDYHMTETTGLTSHRKFPLMAVPTEYSDHQ